In Colletotrichum destructivum chromosome 1, complete sequence, the sequence cgacgagcggcTTGCCGGGCACCGCGAAAGCCGCCTCCAGGCTGCTCAGGGTAACGCAGGAGAAGGGGATGAAGTACTGCACGATGCACTTGCTCCGGATCTGGGAGTAGAGCGTGGGCACGTGCTTTTGGAGGTAAATGTCCAGGAGGTAGTCGGCGCGGTAGGCCTCCAGGATTGCGAGGCACGCCGAGTACCGGCCATTGACAAATAGCGAGATTGCCTTGCGGATGTGAGGCTCAAGCTCCAGGAACGTCCGGAAACTCTGGTTGTCCAGGACGCGGGCCTGCAGGTCCTTGCGGTCCATTGTCGCGAGAGACAGGAGACCGCCATACACCGCCACGTCGTTGGGGCTCGCGATGGTCTTGTACTCCGCGCCCTCCTTGCCGGCGTCGGTCTGCAGGAAGCTCTTGGCCGCGTCCTCGAACTtctcgaggcccaggaggGCGATGCCCGAGACGATCTTGACATACGGCTGCAggctcttctcttcctcggcgttgTGGATGCCCGTGATCTTGCTGAGGTTGGCAATGACCATGGGCCACTCCCGGCGCTGCAGCGTCACGCTGACGAGGTGCttgccgacgtcgatgatgtGCTTCGACGTGCTGACATCCGGCCGCATGCGGCTGTAGGCCTCGCCGGCATTGTTGAGATCACCAATCTGCTCAAAGTGGCGGCCGAGGTCTTCATTTCCCATCTGTCGCTCCCGTCAGTTTCGGTGGACTCCTttgtcgcgggcggcgacgatgaccttACCCGAATGCTCTCCTTAATGAGGTTCATCTTATACCCCTTCAGCTCGCTCTCCAGTTGGTGAGTCTTGGCCTTGTTGGCCCTCTCCGTGGTTTCGACCCATTCCTGATCGAACGAGGCCTCTGGCTCGTTGGGGGCGGCGATGTGGATGCACTCAAAAGCATCGCGGTAACGCTGGACGTCTacgccctccttggcctcggcgatggcagcCTTCAGGGCGTCAACACAGAGCGGTACGCAGCTCCGGCCGATGAGAAAGAGACGTTCGAAGCGGGTACGGCCTGAAATAGGTGATCAGAAGTTGTCCCCtgggggcggcggagccTTGGCAGACAGGCACGCGATGAGGGGCGGAgacccgggggggggggaagggggtgaGCGTCTGTGGGCAGCGAGGCACAGTTTACGAGAAACTAGGTTGAGACGGGCTGAAGGGAGATGAATACATACCTTCATAGTTCTGTATGTACAGATCAAGGTCGAGCTTGGGAATATCTGAAGAGTGGCAGAAAGTAGCGTTAGCAGGCCGCGCGTCTTGGCACTGATTTCCTATTTGAGACGATTGGACTGGAAAAGGGGCCAGGCACGGCACGCCGAGTTGAGGCTCAGCTCGGACGCCGGCACGGCTTGGACGACGCACCTCGCACAATGACACCGCCCTGATCGTCCATCTGCGTGAAAAATGCCAACAGGGCGTTGGagtcggcgttggcgccaGCCATGATGGATGGGAGATTGTGATATCGTATTAGGCGACTCGTTGAATGGACCCGTGCGCACTCCGCGTAATCTTGCTCGGACGATAGTTAGCAGGTGGGGAAGAGGGCCAGGCTGTGTGGCAGACTGCGCATCAGTGAACgctgaagaaggggagggatggtgtggtgtgtggaGGGCGGTGCGGCGTGCGGTGACGGACGTCTCCGACGTCACCAATTACGGGCCAGAGTCAACAGCAGCGGTGGTGGAATGCGTAAAAGATTGCAATGAGGGGCTTTGTGGTCTGGGTTGTGACATTCGGGGAGATGGCTACAGTCCCGGCAGTAGACGGGGGGACAGCAGTGACATTCGGAGAGAGGGGccggtcggcggcgaggcagtacggcggcgagcaggcgGGCTTGCTTGCAAGGTGCCAGGCGGGAGGGAAAGCGGCAGTCACTCACCTCGTTCGttgtcgccttcgtcgtctcgTGTGTGACTCGTTGGGCGGTGGGGGGTTtgcgaaggggggggggttagaGGACGAGACCCTGTCCGTCGTGTATCGCACTAGGGGATGCGCGGGCTTCGCGTGTGAAGGGACAGTCCTGGAGAGGgtgatgttggtggtggttgaaggcggcgaggaagtgTGAAGGTCGATAGGCTCTGCCGGGCGATGAGGTTGGCGCCTGCAGCGAATGAGAATGAGGCACAGGCGGTAGTGGTGACACAGCCGGACGTTTTATTGCGGGGTAATTCCAATAACGAGGGATTGGGGGAGCCCCGTCTGGAAGCACTAGTGCCTGAACTCTACTTCTTACCCAAGCCGGTAGGCAGCGGCGACAGTATAGAGCGGGATAGGAGAGAACGAGAGTgttgagagggggggggggggggggatacAGCAATGACAGCGGTCATCTGGTTGCATCTCTGTGTCGATGATTGGCAGCACGATGCGGCGGCAGTCGGTCGATCACAAGGATCAGGCACATTTGTCTTGGCGATTTGCAGTCCTCTCATGGTGTAGAGCTTTTCGGGGGAATACCCGCTGTAACCACGACGAGCAGGGGGACCGATCAGACGGACATGGATTGTTGCTTCATCAAAGCCTACGGACACGAAGACTGGAAACCAATTCTGCGGGACATGAGCCGCGGCCTTGACTCCGTTGGTGCACTGATTCGTTTGATGACCGAGCGCGAGAAGGGCTGACTGATggggccgtcggcggcaaggcaGCATCGGAACTGGGCCAGTTGTTGACACGGGAGTCAGGAGTCAGACTCATGGTCCAGGACCAGCATCATTCACGACTGGGGCTGGGAGCAGAGGCCGCATCGAGCCAGAGCAGCACGCACGTTGCAAACGAGCAGGAGGCGCGCTCGGCAGAAAGGCCAGACACCGTGGAACATACCCAACTTGACAGACATAGGGGTCGGTAGTTGACCGAGGATCCGTTCCAGTGTTGTGCTTTTGGGCCATGCGCGCGCAGGACATGATTGCAGCTTGGCCGGCCCATCTTACGTGGACGGATTCCATGGCAGCAGGCCGCTCAATTAAGACATTggtcgtggcggcggcggcggccgtcgatTTTTCTCAATCCCACGGTACAGTACAGGTTTCCAGCAACGAGGTGGGTTGCGCTTGATTTCGGATCAAGAGAGGGCAAACGATCCCTGCTGGCCAGTCTCGGATTCAGCACGGGTTTCCAGTGTATGGTTCCCGGTGACGGCGTCCTGATTCGCTGGAGCTTGAGTTGCGCCGTCGGGGCAAAGGTTGAAAGAGCGAGGGGCTCGGGTCTTGGTCGCCATGCCATAGCAGGCTCGGTCCCAAGGTTCAGGTTGGGACCACCTATATCGCCAGAGCAGGGTCAGGGGCCCTGGGGCTGATGCGGCACCGGGGGAATTGAGGGAGTTATTACGGTAAGCTGCGTTATTTCACCAACATTACGCGGGTTTGGCTCAATGTGAGAGCGAGTACTGTACCTGTAGTCATGGCTTGTATCCGTAACACGATGCGGCGACATTTGGTGGATGTGGGAAACTTTGCGTTTAGAACAGGAAGACCTGCTCGGGACAAtccgaccaccaccaccaccaccaggaCCTTGCTGTGGTGGGCTGTCCTCAGCACCCAGTAAACGTTGGTACTGGATTGCCGTCGCTCGCGTCACTCTTGCTGGTGGAGACAGGTGCAAGGTTACGGTCGGGTCGGGTGGCCCCTAccctaggtaggtagacgCTGTGAGATACGGCCTGCACCTCCAACCCAAAGCT encodes:
- a CDS encoding Putative proteasome component (PCI) domain, winged helix DNA-binding domain superfamily, which gives rise to MAGANADSNALLAFFTQMDDQGGVIVRDIPKLDLDLYIQNYEGRTRFERLFLIGRSCVPLCVDALKAAIAEAKEGVDVQRYRDAFECIHIAAPNEPEASFDQEWVETTERANKAKTHQLESELKGYKMNLIKESIRMGNEDLGRHFEQIGDLNNAGEAYSRMRPDVSTSKHIIDVGKHLVSVTLQRREWPMVIANLSKITGIHNAEEEKSLQPYVKIVSGIALLGLEKFEDAAKSFLQTDAGKEGAEYKTIASPNDVAVYGGLLSLATMDRKDLQARVLDNQSFRTFLELEPHIRKAISLFVNGRYSACLAILEAYRADYLLDIYLQKHVPTLYSQIRSKCIVQYFIPFSCVTLSSLEAAFAVPGKPLVDELLGMIRSGVLQARINTIDKTLVAVSPNPRATLQRLVLDTIDAYERDAMERIRRMSIVAADMEVKNTRKGTVQAGAQGIDELWLEQANRATAAGGGSSEAS